In a single window of the Branchiostoma floridae strain S238N-H82 chromosome 2, Bfl_VNyyK, whole genome shotgun sequence genome:
- the LOC118408258 gene encoding phospholipid-transporting ATPase ID-like: MKDCLNCFRKKEEEVERKIRTNDLEYNKQFGYASNYISTSKYNVFTFLPINLFEQLQRVANAYFVILLILQVIPAISSLTPVTTAVPLVIVLSITALKDLVDDVRRHQSDNLVNNRKSQVLRNGTLREENWMNVQVGDVIRMESDAFVAADLLLLSTSEPHGLCYIETAELDGETNLKCRQALVETAELGDDIHSLGQFNGHITCEPPNNKLDKFEGTLEWNGEKFSLCNDQIMLRGCVLRNTQWCYGVVVFAGQDTKLMMNSGQSRFKRTHIDQLMNVIVLWIFGFLVCMALICAIACGVWESYVGQYFRAYLPWEVFTNNPAEIAALVFLSYIIILNTVVPISLYVSVEIIRMGHSLFINWDSKMYYAPKHTPAKARTTTLNEELGQIEYVFSDKTGTLTQNIMAFNKCSINGKLYGDVYDKDGNPMDITEFTKKVDFSGNVYSDKSFTFYDQTLLDDIQKGDENVTNFFRLLALCHTVMPEEKNGLLEYQAQSPDEGALVSAAKNFGIVFLARTPNTITIKDQDKDVTYELLHILDFNNVRKRMSVIVRTTEGKLLLLCKGADSIIYEHLSQNCSDLQTVTTEHLNKFACDGLRTLCLASKELDPNFYEEWKSRHHEASTSLEDRDEKLDVVYEEIEQDMMLLGATAIEDKLQDGVPDTIANLADANMKIWVLTGDKQETAINIGYSCNMLTDDMEDVFIVGAHSKEEVRVELANAFKKIKDMVGCRDVMIQDPRATSMVDMGDKEFALVINGHSLVYALEKEMEIEFLNVASLSKAVICCRVTPLQKALVVELVKKHKQAVTLAIGDGANDVSMIKAAHIGVGISGQEGMQAVLASDFSFAQFRYLERLLLVHGRWSYYRMCKFLKYFFYKNFAFTLCHFWYSFFVGFSAQTVYDQWFITFYNIMYTSLPVLAMALFDQDVNEDNCVKYPKLYVPGQYNLFFNKKIFLISLLHGVLTSLALFFLPYGAICEAMRNDGQDFESHQVFGLTIGTALVITVSLQIGLDTAYWTGINHLFIWGSIAWYFGASLIVYSDGLYKLALFPFVGVARNVFGQPTLWFTVLLTVLVCLLPVMAIRFLMRDLRPTLSDRIRLAQQLSKTSKRTTSQLLRRKSSRLSHRPSSRRSGYAFAHQEGFGRLITSGTIKMRQKKIGQRLSEHNLKERASAEDLTYDV; the protein is encoded by the exons ATGAAGGACTGCCTTAACTGTTTCCGCAAAAAGGAAGAAG AGGTGGAGAGAAAGATTAGGACAAATGACTTGGAGTACAACAAGCAGTTCGGATATGCG AGTAACTACATCAGCACatcaaaatacaatgttttcacCTTTCTGCCCATCAACCTGTTTGAGCAGCTGCAAAGGGTGGCAAATGCTTACTTCGTGATCTTGCTCATTTTGCAG GTCATACCAGCGATCTCGTCCTTAACACCAGTTACTACTGCAGTCCCATTGGTCATTGTGTTATCAATCACAGCTCTCAAAGATTTAGTGGATGATGTT AGACGTCACCAAAGTGACAACTTAGTAAACAATAGGAAGTCCCAAGTCCTCCGGAATGGCAC GCTCAGGGAAGAAAACTGGATGAATGTACAAGTTGGAGATGTAATTCGCATGGAGAGTGACGCCTTTGTCGCG GCTGACCTCTTGCTGCTATCCACGTCTGAACCTCATGGCCTTTGTTACATCGAAACAGCAGAGCTTGATGG GGAGACCAACTTGAAGTGTAGACAGGCTCTGGTGGAAACAGCTGAGTTGGGAGATGACATCCACAGCCTTGGACAGTTTAATG GACACATCACATGTGAACCTCCAAACAACAAGCTTGACAAGTTTGAGGGAACTCTGGAGTGGAACGGGGAGAAGTTTTCACTCTGCAATGACCAGATCATGCTGCGCGGCTGCGTTCTGCGCAACACCCAGTGGTGCTACGGGGTGGTCGTGTTCGCCGGGCAGGACACCAAGCTGATGATGAACAGCGGCCAGTCCAGGTTCAAAAGAACACACATCGACCAGCTGATGAATGTCATTGTTCTCTGG ATCTTTGGCTTCCTTGTGTGCATGGCACTCATATGTGCTATAGCATGTGGGGTTTGGGAATCATATGTTGGGCAG TACTTTAGAGCTTACCTGCCATGGGAGGTGTTTACAAACAACCCTGCTGAAATTGCAGCCTTAGTGTTCCTGTCCTACATTATCATCCTCAACACTGTGGTGCCCATCTCTTTATATGTCAG TGTTGAAATCATTCGGATGGGCCATAGCCTCTTCATCAACTGGGACAGCAAAATGTACTACGCTCCCAAACACACCCCAGCCAAGGCACGTACCACTACACTGAATGAGGAGCTGGGGCAAATTGAGTACGTCTTTTCCGACAAGACTGGGACGCTAACTCAGAACATCATGGCCTTCAACAAGTGTTCCATCAATGGGAAACTATACG GAGACGTGTATGACAAGGATGGCAACCCCATGGACATAACAGAG TTCACCAAGAAAGTGGACTTCTCTGGGAATGTGTATTCTGATAAGAGCTTCACATTCTATGACCAGACTCTGTTGGATGACATCCAGAAAGGAGACGAAAATGTGACAAACTTTTTCCGCCTCCTGGCCCTCTGTCACACGGTTATGCCGGAAGAAAAGAATG GACTTCTTGAGTACCAGGCACAGTCACCAGATGAAGGAGCATTGGTGTCTGCAGCCAAAAACTTTGGCATTGTGTTCCTG GCACGTACTCCCAACACCATCACCATCAAGGATCAGGATAAGGACGTCACCTATGAGCTTCTGCATATCCTAGACTTTAACAACGTTCGCAAAAGAATGTCG gTGATTGTTAGGACTACTGAAGGGAAGCTGCTGCTGTTGTGTAAAGGTGCAGACTCCATCATCTACGAACACCTGAGTCAGAATTGCTCTGATCTGCAGACAGTAACCACGGAGCATCTGAAC aaatttgcttgtgaTGGGCTGCGGACACTGTGTTTGGCTTCAAAAGAGCTGGACCCAAACTTCTATGAGGAGTGGAAGTCCAGGCACCATGAGGCTAG CACATCTTTGGAAGATCGTGACGAAAAGCTTGACGTAGTGTATGAGGAGATAGAACAGGATATGATGCTGCTGGGGGCCACAGCTATAGAGGACAAACTGCAAGATGGAGTACCTGACACAATTGCTAATCTGGCTGAT GCAAACATGAAGATCTGGGTTCTCACAGGAGACAAACAAG AAACCGCCATCAACATTGGATACTCCTGTAACATGCTGACGGATGACATGGAGGATGTGTTCATCGTGGGGGCGCACTCCAAGGAGGAGGTCCGAGTGGAGCTCGCAAACGCCTTCAAGAAAATCAAAGACATGGTGGGATGTCGGGACGTGATGATCCAGGACCCCAGGGCGACCAGCATGGTGGACATGGGGGACAAGGAGTTCGCCCTGGTCATCAATGGACACAGCTTA gtGTATGCTTTGGAGAAAGAGATGGAAATTGAGTTCCTGAACGTGGCGTCCCTGTCGAAGGCAGTGATCTGCTGCCGAGTCACCCCTCTACAGAAGGCCCTGGTGGTGGAGCTAGTCAAGAAACACAAACAGGCCGTCACCCTGGCAATAGGGGATGGAGCCAATGATGTCAGCATGATCAAAG CTGCCCATATTGGAGTTGGCATCAGTGGCCAGGAGGGGATGCAGGCTGTCTTGGCCAGTGACTTTTCCTTTGCCCAGTTCAG GTATCTAGAGCGGCTGTTACTGGTCCATGGCCGCTGGTCCTACTACAGAATGTGCAAGTTTCTGAAGTACTTCTTCTACAAGAACTTTGCCTTCACACTCTGTCACTTCTGGTACTCTTTCTTTGTGGGATTTTCAGCACAG ACTGTCTATGACCAGTGGTTCATCACTTTCTACAACATCATGTACACATCCTTGCCAGTTTTGGCCATGGCCCTCTTTGATCAG GATGTGAATGAAGACAATTGTGTCAAGTACCCCAAGCTGTACGTGCCAGGGCAATACAACCTCTTCTTCAACAAGAAGATTTTCCTCATCAGCCTGTTGCACGGTGTCCTGACGTCTTTGGCCCTGTTCTTCTTACCATACGGTGCTATCTGTGAGGCCATGAGGAATGATGGGCAGGACTTTGAGTCTCATCAAGTGTTTGGTCTGACCATTGGGACAGCACTTGTTATTACAGTCAGCCTTCAG ATTGGTTTGGATACAGCATATTGGACAGGGATCAACCATTTGTTCATCTGGGGAAGCATCGCCTGGTACTTCGGTGCTAGCCTCATCGTGTACAGTGACGGTCTGTACAAGCTGGCCCTGTTCCCCTTTGTCGGTGTAGCTAGAAATGTGTTTGGCCAGCCCACGTTATGGTTCACAGTGCTGCTGACTGTTCTGGTCTGCCTGCTGCCGGTGATGGCCATCAGGTTCCTCATGAGAGACCTCAGGCCGACGCTGTCAGACAGG ATACGGCTGGCACAGCAACTATCCAAGACCAGCAAGCGAACCACTTCACAGCTGCTACGACGGAAGTCCTCCCGTCTCTCCCATCGCCCCAGCTCTCGGAGATCTGGATATGCATTCGCCCATCAGGAAGGCTTTGGCAGACTCATCACATCTGGCACAATCAAGATGAGACAGAAGAAAATAGGCCAAAGGTTGTCAGAACACAATCTGAAAGAGAGAGCTTCAGCCGAGGACTTGACATACGACGTTTAA